In the Brassica napus cultivar Da-Ae chromosome A6 unlocalized genomic scaffold, Da-Ae chrA06_Random_8, whole genome shotgun sequence genome, TCCTCAGAAGTGCCCTCGTTGCGAGTCAACACATACTAAGTTCTGTTACTACAATAACTATAGTCTCTCTCAGCCTCGTTACTTCTGCAAGACTTGTCGCCGTTACTGGACCAAAGGCGGCACTCTAAGGAATATTCCGGTCGGTGGTGGCTGCCGGAAAAACAAGAAACCCTCTGCATCTAATTCTTCATCCTCCACGTCTTCCGGAAAAAAGCCATCCCACATTGTTACCACTAATACCAGTGACCTTATGGCTTTAGCACATTCTCATCAGAACTACCAAAATGACTCTCTCGGGTTTTCACATTTTGGTGCGAATGGGATGATGGGGTCTTCCACAGCTCTCGGCCATAGTAACGTTGGTTTCTTGGAGAGCAAGTATGGCGGTTTGCTTTCACCGATCCCTAGACCTATTGAGTTTTTGGACAGTAAGTTTGATCTCATGGGAGTGAACAATGACAATCTAGTCATGGTTGATCCTGGAAGTAACGGTGATCATCATCAACATCACATGGGTCTAAATCACGGATTAGGtcttaacaacaacaacaacaatgatgGGTTTCACGGGTTTTGTCCGGCAAGCAACGGaaatggtggtggtggtctcATGGATATCTCTACATCCCAAAGACTTATGCTATCTAATTATGACCATCATCATTATAATCATCATGAAGATAATCAAAGGGTAACATCAATAATGGATGTGAAGCCAAGTCCAAAGCTGTTATCGCTTGATTGGCAACAATGTCAAGGCAACTCCAATGGTAGCGGAGGAAAATCTGACGGTGGTGGATACGTAGGTGGCAGCTATATTAGCGGCTTAGGTTCGTCGTGGAATGGTTTGATGAGTGGCTATGGTTCGTCCACTAAAACAAACTACTTGGTTTAATAAACTAGTATCTAACCTTTTTTCTTGTCGTTATCAAAGTAGAGAAGGGGTTGCTTTGATTAGTAATTTTCAGATATATTTTTCGTTTTGTGTGTGGTATTGTGATGCCTTCTTTTCTGTTTGCTATTTTATCCTGATgctattttctgtattttctgtTTGTTAATCAAATCAGGATCTTCATCCCATAATTAATCAAGCACTTACGTAACGGGGACAGGGATAAATTTTGCTATATAAAGCGGTTAGTTGTTATGACAAAAGTGATCACATTTGTGACAATGTGGCCAGATAGTGGTACTTTTACCAATTGCAGCCATGGATGATACATATCAAGAAAGGTTTTATGGAATGGCTTCTTTTGTATACAATACGATGTTTCCAGCAATCACGATGATGAGACAATCACACACCTATACTTGCAAACCTAAGCAAGTATATATAATCGTCCACCATTCAGATataatggtatatatatatatacatatggaaGCTAAAGTTTAACATTTATTGAAAGTTGTTTTATTAGATCTTGAAACACTTGCTAAAACCAAAACATAATACAACTTGGTAGAAGTCAAAATTAAGCaatttaaaatttgtgaaaagaaagaagttgaacaaaaacaaaaaacaaaaaaactatggGCCACCCTTAAAGCTGGCAAAGATGGCattaagagcatgtttattgtagTACCTTAAGTATGTTGCTTAGGATAATTTAGGAAAAGAAGAGAAGGGGTGTTGCTTAATTAAGCACTAGAAGGGTCGTTGCTTctgttgttttcttcttttgtttctatctctctctctttctgttTCTGTTCTTTCTGACccacttaattttcttttcagtgTGGCCCACTTAAGAGATCCTTAAAAGATTTtagcaataaacatgctctaataTGCTTGCAGTTGGAGTTTTCGAGTGTTTTCTCGAGTGCTTTGAGATCCTCTTGAAAAATCGCACACCGATCCACTCCACAGCCGCATATGCAGCTTTTGAGGTTATCCGAAGATTTTTTGCCGTAGCATCGATTTTCCACATCTTCGAGAATTTGTTCACGACGTTTGACCAGAATTTGTTCATCTGTTAGTAAGCCAATGAAAATGAACAATAGAATGGCCATCACCAACAAACAGTCCTCCAGTTCATCCGCGCTCACCGTCAACGCCATATTCacaaccaataaaaattctAGCTATTTAGGGCTTCTCAAAGTCAAGTAACTATttgaagaaagaagatattaaaaagaaaaatctaattaaGATACTTAGACTTAAAAGATTCAGAAAGTTAtagatgtatatataaaaaaaattaagatttggatgtctttgaatTTCTCTTAATCCTctatctattaaaagagaagcattatcatttaatattttcacattACATTGGACACATGGCAACCTCACATCGATTTCAATTTGAGTATACTGACGTGTCAGCTTCACAATCATTTAACAATTAATGCATTCATACACAATTTTTTAACTCCACCGCAGACAATTTAATGTATtcatactaattttttttaatcagttcATGTTTAGTTTCTCCATTTTTAACCTTTGTATTAGTGAAATGAAATTTTCTATGTACAACTAatgaataatatcattttgaaagaaataaattacaaaatcattaagatCCGCAACTAAAATGTTGGAATgagaatgtttttagaaattgaaaattttgtatcTTGCCGAACTTAGCCATGATTGAGGTTTCTATGTACTAAG is a window encoding:
- the LOC106347865 gene encoding dof zinc finger protein DOF5.6-like, with protein sequence MGLTSLQVCMDSDWLQEAESSGGSMLDSTSTSPSPADILAACSTRPQASAMAVAAAALMDGGRRLRPPHDHPQKCPRCESTHTKFCYYNNYSLSQPRYFCKTCRRYWTKGGTLRNIPVGGGCRKNKKPSASNSSSSTSSGKKPSHIVTTNTSDLMALAHSHQNYQNDSLGFSHFGANGMMGSSTALGHSNVGFLESKYGGLLSPIPRPIEFLDSKFDLMGVNNDNLVMVDPGSNGDHHQHHMGLNHGLGLNNNNNNDGFHGFCPASNGNGGGGLMDISTSQRLMLSNYDHHHYNHHEDNQRVTSIMDVKPSPKLLSLDWQQCQGNSNGSGGKSDGGGYVGGSYISGLGSSWNGLMSGYGSSTKTNYLV